In the Sandaracinus amylolyticus genome, CTGCAGCCGCCGTATCGCTTCACGATGGCGCTCCGCGATCACGCCGACGCGATGGGCATGCGCTACGGCTTCGTGGTGGGGATCGGGACCCGCACGCGCTTCGAGATCGACGAGGACGAGGTGCTGAGCACGCTCGAGCTCGCGTGGGGGAACGTGAGCGACGCGGGCCAGCGTCGTGATCGCGCAGCGTGAGATCGCGAGCGGGCAGCGTTGACACCCGACCTGCCCGATGGACTACGATGCCCTCGCCCTACTTCGGAGGAGCGATGGCAGAGATCGATTCCAAGTACCTCGACACCTTCCCCGCGTGGCTGCGCAGCTTGGGCGAGGACGCGGAGAAGCTGGCCGAGCTCCTCTCGGGCGAGGCGCTCTCGTCCGGTGCGCGGGAGTCGATCGCGGGAGGCCTCAACTACCTCTTCAAGTCGCTGGACCTCATCCCCGACGGGATCGACGACATCGGCTATCTCGACGACGCCTTCGTGCTCCGCGTCGCGGCGGATCTCGCGGCGGCGGCCGACGAGGGGAACGACCCGAACGCGAGCCGCGCGCTCGCGGCGCTGGCGAACGACTGCGAGACGGTGCGTGACTTCCTGGGCCGCGACTACACGCGCCTGGAGAGCTACGTGAAGGGGCTGCGCAAGGGCGCGGCGCGCGGCCGCTCGGTGGCCGACATCCTCGGCGACGCGTCGGTGCGCGAGGACTTCCTCGGGGACGTGCGCGGCTTCGCGAAGACGTACGAGGCGCCCTCGTTCTCGCGCGAGGAGAAGAACCTGATCAAGCTCCGCGCGTTCTTCGACGCGAAGCTGCCGAAGTGACCTCGTAGGGCCGCGCGAGCCCGCGGCCTCGGCATCGATCGGAGCCGACTCCGCGAACCGAACGAGAGCAAGCGGGGCTGGGGCCCCGCGCGCAGCGTTCGGGGTGGGGGGGCCCGATCCGGCTTTGCCGGTCGGGGGGAGGGGGCTTCCAAGACCCCTCCGAAAAACAGCGCTGTGCCGACCCGTGGGAAGTCCGGGAGCCGGGCTCGTTGTCGCCGTGGACAGGCGACCTCAGAGAGTCTAAAAGGCTCCCGCCATGAATCCCATCGCGATGACGGTGATTTTCGTCGTGACCTTGGGCGCGTTCGCCTGGTCCGCGGTCCGACGTTGGCGACTTCTGATGGTCGCGGCGCCCGATCGACGCATCGCGCTCGACGGCGATTCCCTGGCCGAGCGCGTCCGACAGGTCCTCGTGATCGCGCTCGGGCAGGAGAAGATGCCCAAGAACGAGCGTTATCGGCTCGAGGGCATCGCGCACATCTTCATCTTCGCGGGGTTCAACGTCCTGCTGCTCAACACGCTGCTCCTCTGGGGCCGCGCGTACGACAGGGACTTCGACTTCTTCGGGCTGCTCGCGGACGGCTTCGTCGTCGGGCAGCTCTACTCGTTCGCGAAGGAGATCATCGCGGCGCTGACCGTCGTCGGCTCGCTCGTCTTCCTCTACGACCGAATCACGAAGCGCTACCCGCGCATGACGTTCGGCGCGGAGGGCATGATCATCCTCGGCATCATCATCACGATGATGCTCTCCGACTTCCTCTACGTCGCAGGGCGCCACGTGATCGAGACGCGCGCGCTCGGCGAGGCGCCGCACTGGACGTGGCACGAGCCGATCGGCTCGGCGATCGGGCTGGCGTTCGGCGGGCTCTCGAACAGCACGGTCTCGGTGCTCGAGCACGCGGGCTTCTGGTGGCACGCGTCCTGGGTCCTGATCTTCCTGAACCTGCTGCCCTACTCGAAGCACTTCCACATCATCACCTCGATGTTCAACGTCTTCTTCCAGCCGCTCGAGGCGCGCGGGAAGCTGCCGGACGTCGACGACATCGAGGGGAAGATCGAGCGCGAGGAGCCGATCGGCGTCGGCAAGATCGAGCACCTCACGTGGAAGATGGCGCTCGACCTCTACACGTGCACGGAGTGCGGGCGCTGCAGCGACAACTGCCCGG is a window encoding:
- a CDS encoding YkvA family protein, encoding MAEIDSKYLDTFPAWLRSLGEDAEKLAELLSGEALSSGARESIAGGLNYLFKSLDLIPDGIDDIGYLDDAFVLRVAADLAAAADEGNDPNASRALAALANDCETVRDFLGRDYTRLESYVKGLRKGAARGRSVADILGDASVREDFLGDVRGFAKTYEAPSFSREEKNLIKLRAFFDAKLPK